From Thalassospiraceae bacterium LMO-JJ14:
ATCGCGTCAGGATGAGCGATCTATCCACCGATAACGGGGTTTTCATTCGCTCACTGGCAACACGTGGTGCATTGGGCGGGTTGGCGCGCGCCGCGCTGGACACCGTCGATGTGTTGGATGCGGCCGGCTTTGATGTCGTGCTGATCGAAACCGTCGGCGTCGGTCAGGACGAAGTCGACATCGCCGAAGCAGCGCAAACCGTTCTTGTGGTCTCAGCACCTGGACTTGGCGACGGCATTCAGGCAATCAAGGCCGGGGTGTTGGAAATCGCCGACCTTCATGTCGTATCCAAATGCGACAAGGAAGAATCCAGCCGCACCGTCGCCGACCTGAAGGCCATGCTGCATCTCGGCTCGACGGCCCGTAACCGCCATGGCTGGGAAGTACCGGTATTGCGCACCAGCGCGGAAACGAGCCTCGGCATCGAGGAACTGGTCGATAAGCTCGAAACTCATCGCGCACATTTGATCGAGAGCGGCGAGGGCGAGATCCGCAAGCGGCGCATTCTTGAAACGCGTATTCTGAAAACCGCCGAAGACCTTTTGCGCCAGCGCATCGGCGAGGGCGATTCCCTGACCCACGCGGTTGAAAGCGCGATCAGTGGTGACATGTCACCGCGTCAGGCCGCGGAAGAATTGCTGAAGAAAATTTAACCCCTCTCCCGGCTCGCATTGCTCGCCACCCTCTTCCTTGGGAGAGGGTGAGGCCTGCGTGCGTAGCACGTGCGAGGGAGAGGG
This genomic window contains:
- the meaB gene encoding methylmalonyl Co-A mutase-associated GTPase MeaB; its protein translation is MDGNDDILSRVLAGETRAIARLMSKVEGRPADVATVMADIHRHAGQAHVIGLTGVPGSGKSTLVHAMAKALRARGKTVGIVAVDPSSPYSGGAILGDRVRMSDLSTDNGVFIRSLATRGALGGLARAALDTVDVLDAAGFDVVLIETVGVGQDEVDIAEAAQTVLVVSAPGLGDGIQAIKAGVLEIADLHVVSKCDKEESSRTVADLKAMLHLGSTARNRHGWEVPVLRTSAETSLGIEELVDKLETHRAHLIESGEGEIRKRRILETRILKTAEDLLRQRIGEGDSLTHAVESAISGDMSPRQAAEELLKKI